AGATGAAATTCAAGCAGAATTGAGTCAACTAACTGAAGTGAAAACCATTCAATTTGATGTTCGTAACAAAGAAGCTGTTTTTCAAGCAGTAGAAAGTTTAGAGAACGAATGGAAAAATATTGATGTGTTAATTAATAATGCAGGAAATGCACATGGGTTAGCACCTTTCGACTCTGCTGATGTAGAGGATTTGGAAGCAATGATTGATATCAATGTTAAAGGATTAATTTATGTTTCTAAAGCGATTATTCCATTGTTAAAACAATCAAATCATGCACATATTGTCAATCTTTCTTCAATCGCAGGAAAAGAAGTTTACCCTAATGGTGGCACATATTGCGCGTCTAAAGCAGCAGTAGAATCGTTGAGTAAAGGAATGCGTTACGATTTGTTGCCTTACGGAATAAAAGTTTCAAATATTGCGCCTGGAGCAGTAGAAACAGAGTTTTCTTTGGTACGTTTCAAAGGCGACGAAGAAAAAGCAGACAATGTATACAAAGGATTCGAGCCTTTACAAGCAGAAGATATTGCAAATACAATCGAGTATTTATTGCAACAACCAGAACATGTGCAAATTGCAGATGTGACTATTTTTCCAAAAGCTCAAGCTGGTGGAACAGTTATTTTAAAGAAATAATTTTTCTTTGATCATAAATTTTTTTTTAAATGAAAAGCCTCTGTTTTAGAGGTTTTTCATTTTAAATCCTATTTTGTTCTGCTGTTTTTTGAACTTGTTTCGCATCCTTTACTTTCTGATTTCCGAAATTGTATTTCAAATTCAACATAAAATATTGTGTGTCGCGATAATCTTTGAAAACCTGATTCTGATTTGCATATTTTGTTGAAATAGTATTGCGATCAGTTCTGAAAATATCATTAAATGTTAAACCAATTTCGAAACGTTTGTCCCATATTTTTTTATTCAAAATTAAGTAGGTATTTTGGGAAGAGCTGATGTTAAACGAACCTTGAATTGCTTTTGAATTGTATTGATAGCCAGCTGAAATGTTAAAGGTTTTTTCTTTATCCAAATCCAGTTGTGTATTCAAATTCAAGTGATAAAAAAATACTTCATTTTTATATTGTTGTTGTTCTGGTCCAAAATAATAGTTTTGATTGTATTCGCCCATTGCAAAGAAATTTAGTTTCCACCACGACTTTAGATTGAAATTTTTCGAAAAATTTGCTCCAAAAGCTTCTCCATTTTTGATGTTAGTAAAATGATAAACCGTTTCGAAAGTTTCAGGATTTTGAATTGAAATTTCCATTGCAGGGTCTTTCTCATAGCGATAATACATTTCAAAATTCCAATCTTTTAAAGTGTAAGATAAACTCAAATTGTGAATAATCGTAGAAACTGCGTTTGCATCGCCTTGAAAATATGAAAATAGATTGTAATACGATTTCGAAGGATTCAAGAAATTATAATTTGGTCGATTAATTCTTTTACCATAATTCAAACCAATTTGTCCTGCGTTTTCAAAACTGTACATCAAATATATTGTTGGAAATAAGTCTGTATTTGTTCGTTTATTATGATTAATTGGGTGATCAGAAATCGTATTAATCCAAGTTGTTTCAGTTCTCAAACCAGCTTTTGCTTCCCACTTTTTCCAGTTGTAATTTCCAGAAAGATATAAGGCAAAAATCTGTTCTTTGTAATTAAAAACATTACTTTTTTCGGGTTGATATTCGATTTGATTTTGAATTGATTCAAAAAAATCTAAATCATTGTCATTTTTCACAAAACTATGTTTTGCTCCAGCCTCCAAACCAAAATTTTCATGAGTTAAACTATAATCAATTTGAGTAGAAAATAAATTCAATTTTTGAAGTACAGTACTTAAAAAACGGTTTTCTTCATAAGGTTTATCTTTGAAATTTAATTTCGTTAAAACATCTTGATTTTCTTTGTAATAGCGATGACTAAAATTGTTGCTCCAAGTCAAATTGTTTTTTCCAAACTTTTTATCATAAACTAAATACGTGTTGAAATTATTTGAAGCTTCGCGACGATGATTTTGTGTGATATAAAAAGATTCGAGTTGATTATTTGTTGTGTTGTAAATATTTGTCGGAACATTATAATTCCCAATTGATGCAGGGTTTCTTGATCCATTTATTCCGAACTGAAAATGCTGCAAGCTATCGATTGAATATTGAGAAGCAAAATTGTAAATATGTTGTTGTTTAGCAACTGTTCTGCGAATCATGTTGCTCTCCCAACGTGTTTTATCATCTTGAAAAGTTACAACATCAAAATTTTTGCGAACATATTTTCCATTCACAAAATAATAATTTCCTGTCAATTGCCATTTTTCTGTATTGTAAGACTGTGTTGTTCCCAACATTCCTTTGCTATAAATCGATTGATGATAACGCGCAGCGATTTGTCCTTTGTATCCAGAAAGTACATTTTTCTTCATTTTGATGTTGATAATCGCACTTCCAGACGCCTCATATTTAGCAGGTGGATTTGTAATGATTTCAACCGAAAAAACTGTGGCACCATCTGTATTTTCTAACAATTGTTTCAATTGATCTTCCGTCATCAAAGTTTTTTTATCATTAATCGTGATCAAAATTTGTGTGTTTCCTCTTACGCTTAATTGATTATTTTTTAAGAGAACATTTGGTGTGTTTTTCACGATATCCCAAGCGCTTAAATTTTGCAAAGGCGTATTTTCTACATTAAATTCTATTCGGTCAATTTTTCGTTTCAACAAAGGTTTTTGAGCTGAAACAACAACATCTTTTAGGTTTATTGTTTCATCTTTTTTAAGTACAATTTGAATAGATTTTGTATTATTAGTTTGATAGTTTTCTTCAAATTCTTGGTAGCCGAATTCTTTAATATATATCGTAAATAATTTTGCTTGATGAAGTTCAAAACTGAATTCGCCATTTTCATTCGATTCAGTTATAATAGGATCTTGTGAAGGAATTTCAATTTCAATAGAATTTTTTGTTAATGGATTATTTTGCTCATCCATCAATTTTCCAGTTATAACCTGTGCAAAAATTATGGATGGAAATAAAAGTAAGATATAAACAATTGTTTTCATTCAAATAGTTTTAACAAAGTTGATTTTAAACGTCGTTTTTTTTCGGTTAATGAACGGTTAACGATGCGTTAATGTGAGTTTTGTGATGAAAAACAATGTATTTTTGAGTATGAATCTTTCTAAAAAATATTATTCAATTTTATTTGCGTTTGTATTGTTGATTTTAGTCGCTTTGCAAGTTTATTACATTTACAATTCGTATCGGTTAGTGGAAAAAGATATGAATAAAGAAGCTGCTGAAATTGCATTGAAAGTAATGAATGAAATGAACGAATTTCAGAAAGCAATAGATGAAGATAATTTGATCAATAGTTTTAAAAAATTATCGCACGAAAAAGGAAAACAGTTTGATGAACTGAATGTTATTCGTTTGAACATAGATAATAATCATCAACTATTTACATCAAAAGTAGATTCGTTAATTGATTTTTATTCCAAAGAAAGAAATTATCAAATTGCGTTAAAAATGGAAATTTATTCTGTTTATGATGAAATCAATCATGTAGAATTATTACCCCAAAAACCGTTGGTTATGTATCGTTCATCGACCAAAATAATTCATCCAAAATCGATTAATCAAAGTGTTTGGAGTTCTGATGATATAAGTAATCAAACAGATTCAGATTTAGGAATTGATAAAAGTGAGCGACATAAATACAAAATAAAATCACAAACTAACTATGAATTATTGAATTTGAATTTTTTAGTGCTCAAAAAAATAATTCCTTTGATTGTGGTGAGTTTACTAATTATTGCATTAATCATTTTTTTATATTGGAAATCGATTCAAAATTTATCGAAACAAGAAGAAAAAATCAATCAATTGCATTTAACCATCGACTCAATTGCGCATGAATTGAACACACCGATTACGACCATGAAATTTGCTTTACATCAAGTTCAACATAACGAAATCAAAGAAATGATAAATCGTCAAATTAATCGTTTGGAGAATACAGTTGATTCAATTTTTGTAAAAAATGATGAAAATAATGAATTGTTAGATGAAGTGATTTTAAATGAGATTATTCAGAAAATACAATTGCAATTTCCAGCAATTAATATCACGCATCAAATTATTTTTGAAAAAAATGGAAGATTGCTAACGAAAGATTTTCAACAAATTTTCCAGAATTTAATCGAAAATTCTATCAAATATGGTGCTTCTGAAATTTTATTAGATTTTAAATTTCAAAAAGAAATAACATTGAATTTTTCAGATAATGGAATAGGAATTCCTATAAATGATTTGCCTTTTATTTTTGATAAATATTATCGAGTCGATCGCTCAATCAATCAAAATGTTAGTGGTTTGGGAATTGGATTATATCTCGTTAAAACGATTATTGAACGCTATTTAGGAACAATCAACGTTGAGAATAATAAAGAAAAAGGTGTTCAATTTTTAATCGTTTTGCCGAATGAAAACTAAAATAATTTTAGTAGAAGATGATCAAGATTTGGGAACTGTTCTCAAACAATATCTTGAATTTTCTGATTTTGAAGTAATATGGTTCAATCATCCACAAAAATTATTGAATGATTTGTCGATTGTATCTTCAGCTCAATTGATTATTTTGGATGTAATGTTACCTGAAATTGATGGTTTTTCTTTGGCAAAAGAGTTGGTTAAAACGATTTCGATTCCTTATTTGTTTTTAACAGCAAAAGCACAAAGCTTTGATCGAGTTTTAGGTTTAAAATTGGGTGCTGATGATTACATTACAAAACCTTGTGATCCTGAAGAATTGGTCTTAAGAATCAAAAATATTTTGAGAAGAAATTATCCTATTTCAGAAGAAATATTTCTAATTGGAACCTATGTTTTTAATCGAAATCAATTGACTTTATCTTTTAAAGATGAGTTTTTTCAACTCACAGAAAAAGAAACCGAATTGTTGTTTTATTTTATTCGAAATAATCAAAAATTGGTCACACGAAAAGAAATTTTAGAAACCATTTGGGGCGAAAATGATTACTTTATGGGACGAAGTTTGGATGTTTTTATGACACGTTTGCGCAAATATTTTCAGAACGATGAAACAATAAAATTCGAATCTGTTCGTGGAATTGGATTTAAGATCGAGTTACCTCTAAAATAAAAGCCTCTATTTAAGAGGCTTTCATAACAAACAATTGAATTTAAACTTAGTTCGAAAACTAAATATATAAATGGATTTTTAATTTATATTCCTTGCGCAATCATCGCGTCAGCAACTTTTACAAAACCTGCAATATTGGCTCCTTTGTAATAATTTATAGTACGTTGATGAGGTTCTTCTCCATACTTTTTACATTGTTGATGAATTTTTATCATAATCTCTTTTAGTCGATAATTTACTTTTTCTCTGTTCCAATTTTGACGAATTGAATTTTGAGACATTTCTAATCCAGATGTTGCGACACCACCTGCGTTTGCGGCTTTTCCAGGACCGTACAAAATATGATGATTTAAAAAATAATGAACCGCATCTGGAGTTGTTGGCATATTCGCACCTTCTGCTACTAACGTGCATCCGTTGAGATGCAACGTTTGCGCATCTTGTAAATCTAATTCATTTTCTGTTGCACACGGTAAAGCTATATCACAAGGGGTTTTCCAAGGTGTTTGATTAGGATAAAAATTGGCTTTAGGATAATAATCAATATAAGTAGAAATACGTGCGTAATCTTCATTTTTAATTTTGAAAATGATGTTTAATTTTTCTTGATCAAAACCATCTTCATCATAAATATACCCAGAAGAATCTGAAAGTGTTACTACTTTTGCACCCATTTCGATTGATTTTTCTGCTGCATATTGTGCAACATTTCCTGCTCCTGAAATCGTAATAATTTTCCCCTCTAAATTCTCCCCTTTTTCTGCCAACATACATTCTACAAAATAAAGTAATCCATATCCAGTGGCTTCGGGACGGATTAAAGAACCTCCAAAGTCTAATCCTTTACCTGTTAAAACACCTGTAAACTCGTTTCGAATTCGTTTATACTGTCCAAACATATAACCAATTTCTCTCGCTCCAACACCGATATCTCCAGCAGGAACATCTACATCAGCACCAATATGACGCGATAATTCTGTCATAAATGCTTGACAAAAACGCATGATTTCCATATCGGATTTTCCCTTTGGATCAAAATCTGAACCTCCTTTTCCGCCTCCCATAGGTAATGTTGTTAAACTATTTTTGAAAACTTGTTCAAAGGCTAAAAATTTTAAAATTGATAAATTAACCGAAGGATGAAAACGCAAACCGCCTTTGTATGGGCCAATAGCAGAATTCATTTGTACACGATAACCTTTATTGATTTGTATTTCTCCTTTGTCATCTACCCAAGTTACTCGAAATTGAATAACGCGTTCTGGTTCTGCAATTCGTTCCAGTATTTTAAATTTTTTATACTTTGGATGAGCATCAATAAAAGGTAATAAAGTTTCAGATACTTCTTCTACAGCTTGCAGAAATTCTTTTTCATTCGGATTTTTTGATTGGATTGATTGAATAAAATCGTCTGTGTAAAATAAAGTATCCATGATTTTTTGTGCTTAATTTTTTATAAAAATACAAGGAAGGTGTGTTTTTTTAATTCTTTAAATAATAAAAAGTTTCATATATTATTAAATCAGTAATTTAGTTAGGTTAGATTGTTTAATTTGATAATTTTAGAAACAAAAAAAGCAGGAAATTTTCCTGCTTGATAAATTTTATATTTTTATTCAATTTAAGACATTGAATTATTTTTTGAAGAATCCGCCTAAAAATCCCATCGCATCTCCAAGTCCTAATTGTCCATCTCCATCTTGATCTAATAACTTTTCAAAACCTCCTAAGTTTACACCTCCTTGATTTGATTGTGTAGAAGTTCCTCCAACTAAACCGCCTAATAATCCAGCAATTCCGTTAGAATCTAAACCTTCTGATTGCTTTTGTTTTCCTAAATATCCCATTACAATTGGTGCTACCAAAGCTAATATTTGTGTTACTTGTCCTACACTTATACCAGATTGTTGAGAAATTGCAGACGCTACATTTTGTTGTTTATTGCCTAAAACATGATTCAAAATTCCCAAACCATCTTGTTGATTTCCTCCTTGTCCTAAAAATCCAGAAAGATTATCTAAAATACTACCATCGTGTTGCTTTAACGCATTCGAAATTCCTTCTGCGCCACCAGTTTGTGCATTTTTATTTAAAGCTGATAATAAAAAAGGTACAGCCGCAGCAACAGCACTTTGTGCTTGAGATTCATTAATACCTAATTGTTTCGCAGCAGATCCAACAACTTGTTGACCAATAGCTCCTTGAATTAAATTTGTAAAGTCCATAAGTTTAAATTTATTTAATCAAATATAGTATTTTTAAAACATTAATTTAGATTAATATTATAAGTGCCGTAAAGTATTTCTATTTTTGTACTTTAATTTTATAAATGAAACAAATAAATCTTCTTTTAGTAATTCTTATTGCGATTATAGCTTTGTTGCCAATCGTATTGCCAGATCGGTTTGATGAAGAAATCGAGTATGAGTTTGATGCGCCTGTGGGATTGGTTTATGATGAATTTTATAATCTTCGACAGTTTTCTAAATGGGAAAAATTTACGGCAGCTGATTCATTGACTATCAAAAAGTTTACGGATACACAAGATGATGATGAAATTTCGGTTACGTGGGATTCTGATGATGCAGCAATTGCTTCGGGAAAAATAACGATTGATAATTTTGCAGTGAATCGTTTCGTGAATTACACAATAAAATATGATGGTTGGGAAAAATTAGATAGTTTGAATGTGAAATTTGATCAAAATGAAAGTGGTAAAACAATCGCTAAATTAAATTATTTGAGCCAAGAGATTCCCTATTTTTACCGTTATTTCGCGTATTTCAAAAATCCAGAATCCAAGTTTCAAGAATCATTAGATAATTTAAACGAACAAGTTAAAATACGTTTAGATAAAGATAAAAAAGAAGGAAGACTAAATTATGGTGAATTCCGTATCACAGCATTAGGAAGAACGAATTTATTAGCGATTAAAAAACAAGCTAAACTTTCTGATAAAGTGATTATGGAAAAAGTAGATGAATCTTTCGAAACCATTTATAAAGCTTTAATCAACAAGGAAGAAGGGGGGTACGATTTCGATTTAGGTTTTCCTTATATCTATTTTACTGATTTTAATAAAGAAAAAGATCAGGTTACTTTTTTCTCAGGAATTCAATTAATAGAGGACTTACCTTTGCAAAAAGGAATGCAAAAAGTAGTTGTGCCTGAAGGTAATTATTTATTAACCTTGCATATAGGACCACGTTCTAAACGTCATCAAACAATTACGAAAATGAAAAATTACGCACAATCGAAAAAAATAGAATTAGGAAAACGACAATTAGAAGTGATGTTGAATGATCCAAAAGAAACAGATAGCTTAAAACTTGTTTCACGTATTTATATTCCGATTGTAAAATAATAAATTAGAAAGAATTAACAATTTTTAAAATAGACTAAGCCACAGAAATGTGGCTTTTTTTGTACTTTTGCAAATCTTACAAATAAACATGGACAAAGATTTTATTGAAGTTTACGGAGCTCGTGAACATAATCTAAAAAATATTGATGTTAAGATTCCTCGCAACGAGCTTGTGGTGATCACAGGATTAAGTGGAAGTGGGAAATCTTCGCTTGCTTTTGATACGATTTATGCAGAAGGTCAACGTCGTTATATTGAAACATTTTCGGCTTATGCACGTCAATTTTTAGGAGGATTGGAACGTCCAGATGTTGATAAAATTGATGGGTTGTCTCCTGTTATTGCAATTGAGCAAAAAACAACCAATAAGAATCCGCGTTCTACAGTAGGAACAATTACAGAAATTTATGATTTTCTTCGTTTATTATATGCAAGAGCGTCCACAGCTTATTCTGTTGAAACGAATGAAAAAATGGTGGCATACACAGATGATCAAATTATTGAACTGATTCGTGCGCAATATGAAGGAAAAAAAATAGCTATTCTGGCACCAATTGTTCGTTCTCGTAAAGGTCATTACCGTGAAGTTTTTGTGACTTATTCTAAAAAAGGTTTTCTCGAAATGCGCATTGATGGTACGTTACAAGATATTGCGCCAGGAATGATGTTAGATCGTTACAAAACACATGATATCGAGTTGTTGGTTGACAAAATGATTTTGAATGAGAAAGTGAATGATCAACGTTTACGCTCAAGTATCGATCATGCAATGCAACAAGGAAACGGAATTACAATGGTTTTGGATTACGAAACAAACGAATCTCGATTCTTTTCTCGTTCATTAATGTGTGCTAAAACAGGTGTTTCATATGCACTACCCGAACCCAATACTTTTTCGTTTAATTCACCAAAAGGAGCTTGTCCAACTTGTACTGGTTTAGGCGAATTGAAAGTAGTGAATCACGAAAAATTATTTCAAGATAAAGAGAAATCGTTGTTTGATAATTTAGAAGAATTATTTGAAGCCTTAAAAACTTCTTCTCGAATCGAAAAACAATTAGAGGCTATTTTTGTTAAATATAATGTCGATCAAAAAACAGCTTTCAAAAAATTACCGAAAGAATTAATTGACGATGTGATGAATGGTTTGAAAGAAACCTTAAACGTCGATTTGAAATTTGCTTCAGTCAAAAAAACATATAAAATAGATTTTGAGGGATTAAATGAATTTCTTACCGAAATCATGGAGGATAAGAATAATCCTTCTTCAAATTCGATCAGCAAAAAGTTTGGGAAAAAAGTAATTTGTCCTACTTGCGAAGGAAAGCGTCTTAAAAAAGAATCTCTTTTCTTTCGTATTGATGATAAAAATATTGGTGATGTTGCCGAAATGGATCTTAAATCTTTACAGAAATGGATTGAAGAAGCGCCAGCTTCTATGTCAGCTAATCAACAACAAATTGCGCATGAAATTCTGAAAGAAATTTATACACGTTTGTCATTTTTATTAGATGTCGGATTGGATTATTTGAGTTTGAATCGTTCGTCGAAAACTCTTTCTGGAGGAGAAGCGCAACGAATTCGTTTAGCAACTCAAATCGGTTCTCAGTTAGTCAATGTCTTGTATATTTTAGACGAACCAAGTATTGGTTTGCATCAACGTGATAATGTTCGTTTGATTGATTCTTTAAAAAAATTACGTGATATCGGAAATTCTGTTTTGGTTGTAGAGCATGATAAAGACATGATTTTAGAAGCTGATTATGTAATTGATGTTGGTCCTAAAGCTGGGAAAAATGGAGGTCAAATTGTCTGGCAAGGAGAACCTAAACAAATGTTGAAATCAAATACATTGACTTCAAAATATTTAAATAATCAATTACAAATAGAAGTTCCGAAAGAACGACGAAAAGGAAATGGAAACGACCTAAAACTTTTTGGTGCTTCAGGAAATAATCTAAAAAAAGTAAATCTTACTATTCCATTAGGTGAATTGGTTGTGGTTTCTGGAGTTTCTGGTAGTGGGAAATCTACGTTAATTAATGAAACGTTATATCGAATTTTGAATCATCATTTTTTCCGTGCAGAAAAAGATCCGATGCCTTACAAAAAAATTGAAGGTTTAGAACATTTAGACAAAGTAATCGAAGTGGATCAATCACCAATTGGTCGTACACCTCGTTCTAATCCTGCAACCTACACAGGAATTTTTTCTGATATTCGTTCGTTGTTCACCAATTTACCCGAAGCTAAAATTAGAGGGTACAAACCTGGACGTTTTTCGTTTAATGTAAAAGGTGGTCGTTGCGAAACTTGTCAGGGAGCAGGTTTGCGTGTGATAGAAATGAATTTTTTACCTGATATTCATGTCGAGTGTGAAACATGTAATGGTAAACGTTTTAATAGAGAAACCTTAGAGATACGTTACAAAGGAAAATCGATTTCGGATGTGTTGGAGATGACTGTAAATGAAGCCGTAGAATTCTTTGAAGCTATTCCGAAAATTTATCGTTATGTCAAAATGTTGCAAGATGTTGGTTTGGGGTATATCACACTTGGACAACAATCGACAACCTTGAGTGGAGGAGAAGCACAACGTGTAAAATTGGCGACAGAATTAGCAAAAAAACAAACCGGAAAAACAATTTATATTTTAGATGAACCAACAACAGGTTTACATTTTGAAGACGTAAATGTATTGATGAAAGTCATCAATAAAATTGTAGAATTTGGAAATACAGTAATCATTATCGAACATAATTTAGATGTCATAAAATTAGCCGATTATGTCATAGATATTGGTCCTGATGGTGGTGGAAAAGGTGGTAAAATTGTTGCCGAAGGAACACCAGAAGAAATTGCGAATAATCCGAAAAGCGTAACAGGAAAATTCTTGAAAAACGAATTGAAATAATAAAAATATAATTTACAATAAAAAATCCTTGTCAAAGCTTTAAATCTTGACAAGGATTTTACTTATTCAAACCTAATTAGAAGTTTCAAATTCTATCAGATAGTTTTTTAGAGGATAATTATTCATATTTCTAAAATTACTCGAAATTAGGATTTGATATTTTTTATTAGGTTCTAACTCTACTTGAATTGTCCAACTTTTATTATCATTTGACCAATATCTTTTCTTGAAATCACTTTTAGGAAATGCGACTTCGCCTAATTCACCATAATCTACTCCAGTATTAAATCCATTTAAAGGTTCAGAAAAATTGATTGTGATTTCTTTTGTTTTGGGATCAACATTTTTACTGTAATTGTTAAACTGTTTTATTTCAAGAACAGTAGGTCTTTTGCTTTCAAAATCTTTTTGAAGTTCTTCTAAAGATTTAGAAAAATAATTTGATTTAGTGACATAATCTTCAATAACAGTTTTGTTTGCATAATCTAACTCGATTAATTCTTTTATTGCATATTTTTTATTTTCAGCTTGATTGTAATAATTTTCAGCTATCTGATAACCTATATAATATCCCAAATCTCTCACGCCAAACTCGTTTGGAGAATCTCCCCAAAGCCATTTATATAAGTTATTCATATAAAACATTTCCTGTTCGAATCGCGCTCTTACTTTTTCATT
This portion of the Empedobacter stercoris genome encodes:
- a CDS encoding DUF937 domain-containing protein, with amino-acid sequence MDFTNLIQGAIGQQVVGSAAKQLGINESQAQSAVAAAVPFLLSALNKNAQTGGAEGISNALKQHDGSILDNLSGFLGQGGNQQDGLGILNHVLGNKQQNVASAISQQSGISVGQVTQILALVAPIVMGYLGKQKQSEGLDSNGIAGLLGGLVGGTSTQSNQGGVNLGGFEKLLDQDGDGQLGLGDAMGFLGGFFKK
- the gdhA gene encoding NADP-specific glutamate dehydrogenase — protein: MDTLFYTDDFIQSIQSKNPNEKEFLQAVEEVSETLLPFIDAHPKYKKFKILERIAEPERVIQFRVTWVDDKGEIQINKGYRVQMNSAIGPYKGGLRFHPSVNLSILKFLAFEQVFKNSLTTLPMGGGKGGSDFDPKGKSDMEIMRFCQAFMTELSRHIGADVDVPAGDIGVGAREIGYMFGQYKRIRNEFTGVLTGKGLDFGGSLIRPEATGYGLLYFVECMLAEKGENLEGKIITISGAGNVAQYAAEKSIEMGAKVVTLSDSSGYIYDEDGFDQEKLNIIFKIKNEDYARISTYIDYYPKANFYPNQTPWKTPCDIALPCATENELDLQDAQTLHLNGCTLVAEGANMPTTPDAVHYFLNHHILYGPGKAANAGGVATSGLEMSQNSIRQNWNREKVNYRLKEIMIKIHQQCKKYGEEPHQRTINYYKGANIAGFVKVADAMIAQGI
- a CDS encoding SDR family NAD(P)-dependent oxidoreductase; this encodes MKRTVFITGATSGIGMATAKKLAPNYRLILCGRRQERLDEIQAELSQLTEVKTIQFDVRNKEAVFQAVESLENEWKNIDVLINNAGNAHGLAPFDSADVEDLEAMIDINVKGLIYVSKAIIPLLKQSNHAHIVNLSSIAGKEVYPNGGTYCASKAAVESLSKGMRYDLLPYGIKVSNIAPGAVETEFSLVRFKGDEEKADNVYKGFEPLQAEDIANTIEYLLQQPEHVQIADVTIFPKAQAGGTVILKK
- a CDS encoding outer membrane beta-barrel family protein, giving the protein MKTIVYILLLFPSIIFAQVITGKLMDEQNNPLTKNSIEIEIPSQDPIITESNENGEFSFELHQAKLFTIYIKEFGYQEFEENYQTNNTKSIQIVLKKDETINLKDVVVSAQKPLLKRKIDRIEFNVENTPLQNLSAWDIVKNTPNVLLKNNQLSVRGNTQILITINDKKTLMTEDQLKQLLENTDGATVFSVEIITNPPAKYEASGSAIINIKMKKNVLSGYKGQIAARYHQSIYSKGMLGTTQSYNTEKWQLTGNYYFVNGKYVRKNFDVVTFQDDKTRWESNMIRRTVAKQQHIYNFASQYSIDSLQHFQFGINGSRNPASIGNYNVPTNIYNTTNNQLESFYITQNHRREASNNFNTYLVYDKKFGKNNLTWSNNFSHRYYKENQDVLTKLNFKDKPYEENRFLSTVLQKLNLFSTQIDYSLTHENFGLEAGAKHSFVKNDNDLDFFESIQNQIEYQPEKSNVFNYKEQIFALYLSGNYNWKKWEAKAGLRTETTWINTISDHPINHNKRTNTDLFPTIYLMYSFENAGQIGLNYGKRINRPNYNFLNPSKSYYNLFSYFQGDANAVSTIIHNLSLSYTLKDWNFEMYYRYEKDPAMEISIQNPETFETVYHFTNIKNGEAFGANFSKNFNLKSWWKLNFFAMGEYNQNYYFGPEQQQYKNEVFFYHLNLNTQLDLDKEKTFNISAGYQYNSKAIQGSFNISSSQNTYLILNKKIWDKRFEIGLTFNDIFRTDRNTISTKYANQNQVFKDYRDTQYFMLNLKYNFGNQKVKDAKQVQKTAEQNRI
- a CDS encoding sensor histidine kinase, with product MKNNVFLSMNLSKKYYSILFAFVLLILVALQVYYIYNSYRLVEKDMNKEAAEIALKVMNEMNEFQKAIDEDNLINSFKKLSHEKGKQFDELNVIRLNIDNNHQLFTSKVDSLIDFYSKERNYQIALKMEIYSVYDEINHVELLPQKPLVMYRSSTKIIHPKSINQSVWSSDDISNQTDSDLGIDKSERHKYKIKSQTNYELLNLNFLVLKKIIPLIVVSLLIIALIIFLYWKSIQNLSKQEEKINQLHLTIDSIAHELNTPITTMKFALHQVQHNEIKEMINRQINRLENTVDSIFVKNDENNELLDEVILNEIIQKIQLQFPAINITHQIIFEKNGRLLTKDFQQIFQNLIENSIKYGASEILLDFKFQKEITLNFSDNGIGIPINDLPFIFDKYYRVDRSINQNVSGLGIGLYLVKTIIERYLGTINVENNKEKGVQFLIVLPNEN
- a CDS encoding response regulator transcription factor — protein: MKTKIILVEDDQDLGTVLKQYLEFSDFEVIWFNHPQKLLNDLSIVSSAQLIILDVMLPEIDGFSLAKELVKTISIPYLFLTAKAQSFDRVLGLKLGADDYITKPCDPEELVLRIKNILRRNYPISEEIFLIGTYVFNRNQLTLSFKDEFFQLTEKETELLFYFIRNNQKLVTRKEILETIWGENDYFMGRSLDVFMTRLRKYFQNDETIKFESVRGIGFKIELPLK
- a CDS encoding GyrI-like domain-containing protein, whose translation is MKQINLLLVILIAIIALLPIVLPDRFDEEIEYEFDAPVGLVYDEFYNLRQFSKWEKFTAADSLTIKKFTDTQDDDEISVTWDSDDAAIASGKITIDNFAVNRFVNYTIKYDGWEKLDSLNVKFDQNESGKTIAKLNYLSQEIPYFYRYFAYFKNPESKFQESLDNLNEQVKIRLDKDKKEGRLNYGEFRITALGRTNLLAIKKQAKLSDKVIMEKVDESFETIYKALINKEEGGYDFDLGFPYIYFTDFNKEKDQVTFFSGIQLIEDLPLQKGMQKVVVPEGNYLLTLHIGPRSKRHQTITKMKNYAQSKKIELGKRQLEVMLNDPKETDSLKLVSRIYIPIVK